A single window of Chitinophaga sp. XS-30 DNA harbors:
- a CDS encoding ABC transporter permease, with amino-acid sequence MFKQHLLLTFRNFKRYKSSFFINLTGLSAGLTCALLICLWVISEMETDRFHSSRIYQVVQNEHLGGAVNTVEGTPGILADALAEEIPGVESAVTASPGFWLAQSRIGTKGQPALKAAGRFAGADFFKVFSYPLLSGNKENVLSGRNTVVISESLARKLFGTTNVTGKELIWTNTEMEAESLAQITGVFKDLPPAASEKFDFLVSLDVMLRAGNGAYTKWGNYGPQTFVLLKDNTDPGQFNDRISGFMKSKGQENYTLLARPYADAYLYNRFENGKVAGGRIDYVRLFSLIAVFIVLIACINFMNLATARASRRLKEIGVKKAMGAPRASLIVQYLLESLLITFMALIISLVATGLLLPEYNKITGKALSLQFDARLITGLLAIAIVTGLISGSYPALYLSGLKPVRALTGKLNLSAQALWARQGLVVFQFAFSVILIVAVLIVYKQMEYVQHKNQGYDREHVLYFEIEGTFRNRVNYVVDAVKGMNGVVNASSIDRELLGDLSYTTGTFGWEGRNEEEMIRFQRADVNTGLIETLGITMKEGRSFSEKFGADTTAIIINEAGIRAMRLKDPVGKVFTLWGNDMQIIGVMADFHFESMHKKVGPMFMRYKPGNTNRVMVKVAGGKASEVVTQLERFTRAQNPGFPFDYKFLDQDFQAQYAAENKVAALSGYFAILAIVISCMGLFGLSAFAAERRFKEVGIRKVLGASSLNVIFLLSRDFTRPVLLAILIALPLGYVLSRNWLSSYAYHIDMQYWFFLAAGGVAFLISALAVLFQAWKAAGANPARAMRAE; translated from the coding sequence ATGTTTAAACAACACCTGTTACTGACCTTCAGAAACTTCAAACGCTATAAAAGCTCGTTCTTCATCAACCTGACCGGCCTCAGCGCAGGGCTTACCTGTGCTTTGCTGATCTGTCTCTGGGTGATCAGCGAAATGGAGACCGACAGGTTTCACAGCAGCCGCATTTACCAGGTAGTGCAAAATGAGCATCTCGGCGGCGCAGTGAACACCGTGGAGGGCACTCCCGGCATCCTGGCCGATGCGCTGGCCGAAGAAATACCCGGCGTGGAAAGTGCCGTAACCGCTTCCCCCGGCTTCTGGCTGGCACAAAGCAGGATAGGCACTAAAGGTCAGCCCGCACTTAAAGCCGCGGGCAGGTTTGCAGGAGCAGACTTCTTCAAAGTGTTTTCATACCCGTTGCTGTCCGGCAATAAAGAGAACGTACTATCCGGCCGGAATACGGTCGTGATCTCGGAAAGCCTGGCCCGGAAACTGTTCGGCACAACAAACGTCACCGGGAAAGAACTGATATGGACCAATACGGAAATGGAAGCGGAAAGCCTTGCACAGATCACGGGCGTATTCAAAGACCTGCCTCCGGCCGCATCGGAAAAATTCGACTTCCTCGTTTCGCTGGATGTAATGCTCAGGGCCGGCAACGGCGCATACACCAAGTGGGGGAATTACGGGCCGCAAACATTTGTGTTATTGAAAGACAACACTGATCCCGGACAATTCAACGACCGCATCAGCGGCTTTATGAAAAGCAAAGGCCAGGAAAATTATACCTTGCTGGCCAGGCCATATGCCGATGCCTATCTGTACAACAGGTTTGAAAATGGCAAAGTGGCCGGCGGAAGGATAGATTATGTGCGGTTATTCTCGCTGATCGCGGTTTTTATTGTGCTGATAGCCTGTATCAATTTTATGAATCTTGCTACAGCCAGAGCTTCACGAAGGCTAAAAGAAATAGGCGTAAAAAAAGCAATGGGCGCGCCAAGGGCTTCACTCATCGTGCAATATCTCCTGGAATCGCTGCTGATCACTTTCATGGCACTGATCATCTCGTTAGTGGCAACGGGCCTGTTGCTCCCGGAATATAACAAGATCACGGGCAAGGCGCTTTCCCTGCAATTTGACGCAAGGCTGATCACGGGTCTGCTGGCCATTGCCATTGTCACCGGCCTGATATCGGGAAGTTACCCCGCGCTTTACCTCTCCGGCCTGAAACCGGTGAGAGCTTTGACCGGGAAGCTGAACCTCTCCGCCCAGGCGCTCTGGGCAAGGCAGGGGCTGGTAGTGTTCCAGTTCGCTTTCTCCGTGATACTGATCGTGGCCGTACTGATCGTGTACAAACAAATGGAATACGTACAGCACAAAAACCAGGGGTACGACCGGGAGCATGTGCTGTATTTCGAGATCGAAGGTACTTTCAGGAACAGGGTGAACTATGTTGTCGATGCCGTAAAAGGAATGAATGGCGTGGTCAATGCTTCCAGTATTGATCGTGAGCTGCTGGGAGATCTCAGTTACACAACAGGGACTTTCGGCTGGGAAGGGCGTAATGAAGAAGAGATGATCAGGTTCCAGCGCGCCGATGTGAACACCGGCCTGATAGAGACCTTAGGCATAACAATGAAGGAAGGGCGCAGTTTCTCGGAGAAGTTCGGCGCTGACACCACCGCCATCATCATTAATGAAGCCGGCATCCGCGCCATGCGGTTGAAAGACCCTGTGGGCAAGGTATTCACCCTCTGGGGAAACGATATGCAGATCATCGGCGTGATGGCGGATTTTCATTTTGAATCGATGCATAAAAAGGTAGGCCCGATGTTTATGCGATACAAACCGGGCAACACCAACAGGGTGATGGTAAAGGTGGCAGGCGGCAAGGCAAGTGAAGTCGTGACCCAGCTGGAGCGGTTCACCCGGGCCCAAAATCCCGGCTTCCCTTTCGACTACAAGTTCCTGGACCAGGATTTCCAGGCGCAGTATGCCGCTGAAAACAAGGTTGCGGCGCTGTCCGGTTACTTTGCCATACTGGCCATCGTGATCTCCTGCATGGGCTTATTCGGCCTGTCGGCTTTCGCGGCAGAACGGAGGTTCAAGGAAGTGGGGATACGGAAAGTACTAGGCGCAAGCAGCCTCAATGTCATCT
- a CDS encoding RNA polymerase sigma factor, whose amino-acid sequence MTAHISYYDDKELLIRLSKGDEQAFALLYDRYYRPVAQFIQQLVKSPALAEDLAQETFISLWEAQQQFANVQSLKGYVFISARNHALNCLKRASSELAVKAEIIHHFSALRNDTEEGMLTQAYLDHFSRILETLPPQTRKVFRLCRDQQYSYEDVARRLGISRNAVKKHMVRSMKTLRSAAERDLGISFGLLLTFIHRL is encoded by the coding sequence TTGACAGCGCATATTTCATATTACGATGACAAAGAACTGCTGATTCGCCTTTCGAAAGGGGACGAGCAGGCTTTTGCGTTGCTGTATGACCGCTATTACCGGCCTGTGGCGCAATTCATTCAGCAACTGGTCAAATCGCCCGCACTGGCGGAAGATCTGGCCCAGGAGACCTTTATCAGTCTCTGGGAAGCGCAACAGCAGTTTGCGAACGTGCAGTCGCTGAAGGGATATGTATTTATCTCCGCACGCAATCATGCGCTGAATTGCCTGAAACGGGCTTCATCCGAACTTGCGGTGAAGGCAGAGATCATCCATCATTTTTCAGCACTGCGCAACGATACAGAAGAAGGTATGCTCACCCAGGCATACCTGGACCATTTTTCCCGGATACTGGAAACCCTGCCGCCGCAGACCCGGAAGGTATTCCGTCTTTGCAGGGATCAGCAGTACAGTTATGAAGATGTGGCCCGGCGCCTGGGCATCTCCCGGAATGCTGTCAAGAAGCATATGGTAAGGTCCATGAAAACGTTGCGATCCGCCGCAGAAAGGGACCTGGGCATTTCTTTCGGCCTGCTCCTCACTTTTATACACCGCCTTTAA
- a CDS encoding T9SS type A sorting domain-containing protein yields the protein MKKSLLFSLLLLLHFAAIAQPSGYTPGEQVCWNFNGRDHGYFKAAGNGERHILISFTGDGETNCSNYQNQAPQKWLNDAGLNWDGRTVRGPGDTIIWEVLTIPHNSATFMANYAADINYFFANIAFIDTSDYSRFHMEGLSGGVGRMWGFMTNLQDHNSPYRHIFSTTISQSCAWLGQTTEMAAYSHNRRHWVWYGTADANPGTPPAASVSLYNTLNGTKHLTAQSGSGHGASTWDSCMSLHGTDTLTNRWLWMVAKNDTAVPCDIGGGPEGYVPGTQVNWRFNGRDHGYFRAAGCGERHILISFIGDSVIDSTNYQSESPQKLLNDLGINWDGRTVRGPGDTIIWEVFSIPYNSGYWLPNYASDINYFFSHIAEIDTTNRDLFHIVGVSGGVGRMWGYITNDQSHNSPYRDLFSTTISVATHWFSNYAPLATYSTGRRHWVWHGADDASGTNPPAASTALYNTLNGDKILTFQAGAGHSAVTVDSVFSLAGTDSSSNRWIWMVQSGTSGGSLLRGGELLSYKQPAAPLKQARLYPNPATNYVYVELDALPQGAYRIAVTDMSGKVQTVMNNVKGTNCQVDVSRLPKGMYILQAEGGGKNIRLKFLKE from the coding sequence ATGAAAAAATCTTTACTCTTTTCCCTGCTTCTCCTGCTCCATTTTGCCGCCATCGCACAACCCTCCGGATACACACCGGGCGAACAGGTATGCTGGAATTTCAACGGCCGTGATCACGGCTATTTTAAAGCGGCCGGCAACGGAGAAAGACATATCCTTATTTCCTTTACGGGCGATGGGGAAACCAATTGCTCCAACTACCAGAATCAGGCGCCGCAAAAATGGCTGAACGATGCGGGCCTTAACTGGGACGGGCGTACCGTACGGGGCCCAGGGGATACCATCATCTGGGAAGTGCTCACCATTCCGCATAACTCCGCTACTTTCATGGCCAATTATGCGGCGGACATCAACTATTTTTTCGCCAATATCGCTTTCATCGACACATCCGACTATTCCAGGTTTCACATGGAAGGATTGAGCGGCGGCGTAGGCCGGATGTGGGGCTTTATGACCAATTTGCAGGATCACAACAGTCCTTATCGCCATATATTTTCCACTACCATCAGTCAATCCTGTGCCTGGCTGGGCCAGACTACCGAGATGGCCGCTTACAGTCATAACCGGCGGCACTGGGTATGGTACGGAACTGCGGACGCCAATCCCGGCACTCCCCCCGCGGCATCCGTTTCATTGTACAATACGCTCAATGGCACCAAACACCTCACCGCCCAAAGCGGCTCAGGCCACGGGGCTTCAACCTGGGACAGCTGCATGTCCCTTCATGGAACGGATACCCTCACCAACCGCTGGCTATGGATGGTTGCCAAAAACGATACTGCCGTGCCTTGCGATATCGGTGGTGGTCCGGAGGGTTATGTGCCCGGCACACAGGTAAACTGGCGATTCAATGGGCGCGATCACGGCTATTTCCGCGCTGCGGGATGCGGAGAAAGGCATATCCTCATCAGTTTTATCGGCGATAGTGTGATTGATAGCACCAATTACCAGAGCGAATCCCCGCAGAAACTGCTGAACGATCTGGGGATCAACTGGGATGGCCGTACCGTGCGCGGCCCCGGGGACACCATCATCTGGGAGGTGTTCTCGATCCCTTACAACAGCGGTTACTGGCTCCCGAATTATGCCAGTGATATCAACTACTTCTTCTCGCATATCGCTGAAATCGACACCACGAATCGCGACCTGTTCCATATTGTGGGTGTAAGCGGCGGCGTGGGCCGCATGTGGGGGTATATCACGAATGACCAGTCTCACAACAGCCCCTACCGCGACCTGTTCTCCACGACCATTAGTGTAGCTACACACTGGTTCTCCAACTATGCCCCGCTTGCAACCTACAGCACCGGCAGACGGCACTGGGTATGGCATGGCGCGGACGATGCCAGCGGCACCAATCCGCCCGCTGCCTCCACGGCATTGTACAACACGCTCAACGGCGACAAGATACTTACGTTCCAGGCCGGAGCTGGTCACAGCGCTGTGACGGTGGACAGCGTTTTCAGCCTCGCCGGCACAGACAGCAGCAGCAACCGCTGGATATGGATGGTGCAATCCGGTACATCGGGCGGCAGCTTGCTGCGTGGTGGTGAACTACTGTCCTACAAACAGCCCGCAGCCCCGCTAAAACAGGCACGCCTCTATCCCAATCCGGCGACGAATTACGTGTACGTTGAGCTGGATGCCCTCCCGCAGGGAGCCTATCGTATAGCCGTAACCGATATGAGCGGAAAGGTACAAACGGTCATGAACAATGTAAAAGGAACCAATTGCCAGGTAGACGTATCCCGGTTGCCCAAAGGAATGTACATACTGCAGGCAGAAGGCGGCGGAAAAAATATCCGGCTGAAATTCCTCAAGGAATAA
- a CDS encoding FecR family protein has protein sequence MEEKAFYHQLVERYMKNQASDEELEVFFHLQQQGVLDEYIIAYMDRLPDDAGKEMPLKRPVLHRMWLAAAVMGAILLAGGGFYLMQQREGPQSLIENITTLPEEIPPGSDNAVLTLADGSTITLDSTGAGSLSKQGHTIVMKQAGGKLAYQVENEAAGIVQYNTLTTPKGGRYEVVLPDGTAVLLNAASSLRFPVAFPGKEREVVLNGEAFFEVAPNASRPFRVRLLQPDGAPERTVEVLGTSFNIMAYQDEPFIKTTLVTGSVKVTSRSRTTMLSPGQQAVMDRALPEDIRVGKASLEEAIAWKNNEFYFSNTDIYSIMRQLSRWYNVEISYEDSLRVFLNGNIRKSVNASQVFRMLELTGEVHFSTTGRKVTVSGRR, from the coding sequence ATGGAAGAAAAAGCATTTTATCACCAGCTGGTGGAAAGATATATGAAGAACCAGGCCTCGGATGAGGAGCTGGAAGTTTTTTTTCACCTGCAGCAGCAGGGAGTGCTGGATGAGTATATCATCGCGTATATGGACCGGTTGCCGGATGACGCAGGAAAGGAAATGCCGCTAAAACGGCCTGTCCTGCACAGGATGTGGCTGGCCGCGGCTGTGATGGGCGCAATTTTACTGGCCGGCGGTGGTTTTTACCTGATGCAGCAGCGGGAAGGCCCGCAATCATTGATCGAAAATATAACTACCCTTCCGGAGGAGATACCGCCCGGATCCGACAATGCGGTGCTGACGCTCGCGGATGGCTCTACCATTACGCTGGACAGCACAGGCGCCGGTTCCCTGTCCAAACAGGGCCATACCATTGTGATGAAACAGGCCGGCGGAAAGCTGGCTTACCAGGTGGAGAATGAGGCCGCGGGCATCGTGCAGTATAATACCCTCACCACACCCAAAGGGGGCAGATATGAAGTGGTATTGCCTGACGGTACTGCTGTTTTATTGAATGCGGCTTCCTCCCTGCGGTTCCCGGTGGCTTTTCCGGGAAAGGAAAGGGAAGTGGTGCTGAACGGCGAAGCGTTCTTTGAGGTGGCGCCGAATGCGTCCAGGCCCTTCAGGGTGAGGCTGCTGCAGCCGGATGGTGCGCCGGAAAGAACGGTGGAAGTGCTGGGCACAAGTTTCAATATCATGGCCTACCAGGATGAGCCGTTCATTAAAACCACCCTGGTAACAGGAAGTGTAAAGGTTACCAGCCGGAGCAGGACGACCATGCTTTCACCGGGCCAGCAGGCAGTGATGGACAGGGCGTTGCCGGAGGATATCCGGGTGGGCAAGGCCAGCCTGGAAGAGGCGATTGCCTGGAAGAACAACGAATTTTATTTTTCCAATACAGACATCTACAGCATCATGCGGCAATTGTCCAGATGGTACAATGTAGAGATCAGTTATGAAGATTCCCTGCGCGTTTTTCTCAACGGGAATATCCGCAAGAGCGTCAACGCGTCGCAGGTATTCAGGATGCTTGAGTTAACGGGAGAAGTGCATTTCAGCACTACGGGGAGAAAGGTGACGGTAAGCGGCCGGCGCTGA